The Gemmatimonadaceae bacterium genomic interval GTCGTCCGCGTACATCCAGTCCATGACGAAGCCGAATTGGAGCGATGCCGCGAACGGCGATGGCACTTCGGTTTCGACCGAGCGAACGGCGATGTCGCCGACGGCGATCCGATCGAGGAGACGTGCGAGTGCCGGCATGTCGAACGCATCCTGCAGCACGTCGCGATACGTCTCGACGAGAATCGGAAACGATGGGAATTCCTGAACGGCCTGCAGCAGGTCGAGCGCCTTGAGACGCTGCAGCCACAGCGGCATTCGGCGGCGCGCGTTCCCTCGCGGCAAGAGAAGGGCGCGCGCGGCATTCATGCGGAAGCGCGCGCCGAACAGTGACGATGATCCGACTTCCTCGAGCACGCGGCGTTCGGCGTCGGACGCGGGCATCTCCCGTAGTACGGTCAGGGGAAGCCATTCGCGAAGGTTCGGCAGGCGGAGCATGAGGCCGTCGTCGGTGGTCTGCACCTGCAGCTCGAAGAGCGGTCCGTTGCGGGCGGCACGCCCTTGGTCGGCCAACCACTCGCGCACGCGATTCGCCAGCGCCATTCCCCATGGCGCGTTGACGCGACCGCCGAACGGCGCGTGAATCACCACGCGCACCGCGTCCATCTCATCGCGGAACTGCTCGATGACGAGCGTATTCTCGTCGGGCACCGCGCCCGTTGCCGCGCGCTGTTGATGCACATATTCGACGAGCGAGCCCGTCGTCGCCTCGTCGGCGTGGTATTGCGCGGCGAGCAACGCGAGTTGCTCGCCGGTGCGCACGGCGTCGAGCTCGCGGCGTAATTCTCCGACGCGCGCGGCGAGATGTGCCGAGCGCGCCGCATATTCGCCGTGCCAGAAGGGCATGCGTGCGGGCGCGCCCGGCGCGGGGGTCACGATGACTCGATCGTGCTCGATCGCGTTGACGCGCCACGTCGACGAGCCCAGTTGAAACACGTCGCCGACGCGCGTCTCGTGCACGAACTCTTCATCGAGCTCGCCGAGCCGCGTACGGTCGGGGAGGTTGACGGTGTAGAGACCGCGATCGGGAATGGTGCCGCCCGAGATCACGGCGACCATTCGCGCGCTACGCGTCGCGGTGAGCGTGTCCGTCACGCGATCCCAGCTCAAGCGCGCGTCGAGCTCGGCGGCGACGTCCGACGGATACTTGCCGGACAACATCGACAACACTTCGTCGAACGCGCCGCGCGTGAGTGAGTGATACGGGTATGACTGCCGCACGAGGTCAAACAGCGCGGCGCTCGTCCAGTCGTCGTCGATCGCGACGATTGCCACGATGACCTGCGCGAGTACATCGAGCGAATTCTGCACCACGCGCGTCGGCTCGACGTCGCCGTCGCCCATGGCGCGAATGATCGCGAGCATTTCCATGGCGTCGTCGCGAAACGTCGGGACGAAGACGCCGCGACTCACCGCATCGAGCGAATGCCCCGCGCGGCCGACGCGCTGTAAGCCGTTCGCCACGCGCTTTGGAGATTGCAGCTGGATGACGACGTCCACCGAGCCGATGTCGATGCCCAACTCGAGCGAGCTCGTGCTCACCAACGCGCGCAGCTTGCCGGCCTTTAGAGATTGCTCGAGCGCCAACCGTCGCTCGCGCGACAGGGAGCCGTGGTAGGGCAGCGCCAGCTCCTCGCCCGCCAACGCATTGATGCGAGCCGCCATCTTTTCGGCCTGCGCGCGATTGTTCACGAATACGATCGTCGTGCGCGCTTCCCGCATACGGTGCAGCACCAGCGGCGTAACGGAAGTCCAGATCGTTCCGCCGACGTGCGCGAGATCGTCGACGGGCGATTGCACGGACAATTCGAGTTGCTTGACGAGACCGCAGTCGACGATGGTGCAGTCGCGCGATTCACCGCTCGTTTGGCCGGCCAGGAACTTCGCGATTTCGTCGAGCGGCTTCTGGGTCGCCGAAAGGCCGATGCGTTGCGGCGGCTGCTCGGTCAATCGCTCGAGGCGCTCGAGCGTGAGCGCCAGGTGCGCGCCGCGCTTGGTGCCGGCCATCGCGTGGATTTCGTCGACGATCACGGCGCGCACGCCGCTGAACATCCCGCGTCCGCGCGTGCTGGTGAGCATGATGTGCAGCGACTCGGGCGTCGTGATGAGGATGTGCGGCGACTTGCGAATCATGCGTGCGCGCGCCGATGCCGGCGTATCGCCGGTCCGCACCGCCACGCGAATCTCTGGAAACGGTTTGCCCGCCGCGGCGAAGCGCGCGCGCAGTTGTTCGAGCGGACCTTCGAGATTGCGCTGGATGTCGTTGTTCAGCGCCTTGAGCGGCGAGATGTACAGGATGTGCACCGCGTTCGCGAGCGGCTTTCGCGCGCCTTCGGTGATGAGCTGGTTCAGCTCCCAGAGAAATGCGGTGAGTGTTTTTCCGGTGCCCGTGGGCGCAAGGATGAGTGTGTGCGCGCCGCTGGCGATCGCCGGCCATCCTTCGCGCTGCGGCGGACTCGGCGCGCCCAGCGTTTCACGAAACCACGTGCGCACGAGCGGATGAAATGGTTTCAGCGCGGGCGGAATGCGCGGCGGCATGTCGTAGAGTAGTTGCGCGCGTGACGAATGTCAGCGATGCGGCCGTTCAGACGCCGGGCGCTCCGGGTCGGGGATGTCTTCCGGCGAGCGAGTGCAATAGTGCCGACACCGCCGTCAGGCACATTGGACTCGCTCCGCGGCGCCCACTGGGCCGCCGCGCGGCCGCGGTACCCTCTCGACGCGGAGAGACCTGGCGACGCCGTCAGCTAATGACGATCGGCTGATTGAGCGTAATGCGAAGCTGCGAGCCGGCGGGTAAGCACGCCTCCCACTTCTCGCCGGTCTTGGCGACCGCCGCGCCCGCCGCGGCACCGGCCGCAGCACCGATCACCGTGCCTTTGGTGTTATGTCCGATCATCTGGCCGAGGATCGCGCCCGCGATCGCGCCGCCGATCACCTTTTTCTTGTCGGCGTTCGGATCCGCGCCTTGAACCTTCTGCTTCTGAAGCGACGCGTCCGTCGTCACATCGGCCGCGGCCGGATAATCCTTGCCGTTGATCTCGACGGCGCGCACGCGAAACGTGAGTTGCGCGGCATCACCGTTCGGACCATTCGACGCCGAGGCGACTTCGAGCACCACCGCGGAGCCCGCGGGGATCGTCGCGCCATTCGAGCCGGTGATCGGACTGTTCACCGTCGCCACGAGCTTGTCGCCCGGCAGATTCGAGCCGCTGCACACCTTCGATCCGCTCGTGACGCCAATGCCGGTGCCGCTGCCGATTGTGGCGGGCGCAGGCGCGGAAGCTGGAGCAACTGGAGCGGGTGCAGCCGCCACGGTAACCGGCGCGGGCTGAGGGGCGGGCGTGGTCGTCACCGGTCGCGGAGCTTTCACGACCGGTTTGTTGGACGTCTTCGCGCGAACAGGCGCGGGCGGCTCCTGCTTCGCACGCGCAGCCGGCGTTGGCGCGGGTGCAACGGCGGTATCCTGAAACGTCGGCTGCTGCACGGGCTGAGCACCCGCGAGCGCCAGGTCGCGGGTGAGATCGGAGTCGGCGGCAACACGCGACTTCATCTTGTCCGAGCAAGCAGCCGCGGCCGTGAGTCCCAGCGCGAATACGCCGCGCAGCAGGCAGGAGCGGGTCATCGAATCGTTCTCCGAAGTTTCCGAAAGTCGGGCACTGATAGGACGAGCGATATACCCCCGACGAGCGCGCGGGTTCGGCGGGTACTGCCAGGAATCCTAGTCTTGCTAATGCTGCTGGGAGGACACCCCGACGGTGTTGTACTCTGACGCATTGCCCGCCGGCGCCCGAACGGGGAGGAAGACGGAGAACGTGCTCCCCTCACCGTACGTGCTCTGCACGGTCACGGAGCCGCCAAGTCGCTCGAGCAGCTTGCGCGTGATGCTGAGACCGAGCCCGGTTCCGCCGAACTCGCGCGTGCGCGACTGGTCGACCTGACGGAAATCCTCCCAGATCGCTTGCAGATCGGATTGGCGAATTCCAATGCCGGTGTCCGTCACGTCGATGCGGACGCCGCCGGGCGCGCAGCGCGCCTCGATCGACACGCGTCCCTTGTTCGTGAACTTGACGGCATTCGATAGCAGGTTCAGCAAGACCTGTTTGATCTTCGTGCGATCGGAATAAATCGCCGGACAATCCGCCGCCACGTCCATCGAGAAGTCGAGCTGCTTCTTGCGCACCATCGGCTCGACTTGCTGGCTGACCTCCAACGTCACTTCGCGCAGCGGAACGTCCTCGAGATGCAGCGGCATCTTGCCGGCTTCGATCTTCGCCAGGTCGAGGATGTCGTTGATCAGCGCCAACAAGTGTTCGGCGGCGAGACGCCCGCGACTCAATGCGTCGCGCTGCTTCGTGTTCAGATCGCCGAGCACTCCGTCGAGCAGCAGCGCCGAGTAGCCGATCAGCGCGTTGATCGGCGTGCGCAGCTCGT includes:
- a CDS encoding YMGG-like glycine zipper-containing protein encodes the protein MTRSCLLRGVFALGLTAAAACSDKMKSRVAADSDLTRDLALAGAQPVQQPTFQDTAVAPAPTPAARAKQEPPAPVRAKTSNKPVVKAPRPVTTTPAPQPAPVTVAAAPAPVAPASAPAPATIGSGTGIGVTSGSKVCSGSNLPGDKLVATVNSPITGSNGATIPAGSAVVLEVASASNGPNGDAAQLTFRVRAVEINGKDYPAAADVTTDASLQKQKVQGADPNADKKKVIGGAIAGAILGQMIGHNTKGTVIGAAAGAAAGAAVAKTGEKWEACLPAGSQLRITLNQPIVIS
- a CDS encoding DEAD/DEAH box helicase, which gives rise to MPPRIPPALKPFHPLVRTWFRETLGAPSPPQREGWPAIASGAHTLILAPTGTGKTLTAFLWELNQLITEGARKPLANAVHILYISPLKALNNDIQRNLEGPLEQLRARFAAAGKPFPEIRVAVRTGDTPASARARMIRKSPHILITTPESLHIMLTSTRGRGMFSGVRAVIVDEIHAMAGTKRGAHLALTLERLERLTEQPPQRIGLSATQKPLDEIAKFLAGQTSGESRDCTIVDCGLVKQLELSVQSPVDDLAHVGGTIWTSVTPLVLHRMREARTTIVFVNNRAQAEKMAARINALAGEELALPYHGSLSRERRLALEQSLKAGKLRALVSTSSLELGIDIGSVDVVIQLQSPKRVANGLQRVGRAGHSLDAVSRGVFVPTFRDDAMEMLAIIRAMGDGDVEPTRVVQNSLDVLAQVIVAIVAIDDDWTSAALFDLVRQSYPYHSLTRGAFDEVLSMLSGKYPSDVAAELDARLSWDRVTDTLTATRSARMVAVISGGTIPDRGLYTVNLPDRTRLGELDEEFVHETRVGDVFQLGSSTWRVNAIEHDRVIVTPAPGAPARMPFWHGEYAARSAHLAARVGELRRELDAVRTGEQLALLAAQYHADEATTGSLVEYVHQQRAATGAVPDENTLVIEQFRDEMDAVRVVIHAPFGGRVNAPWGMALANRVREWLADQGRAARNGPLFELQVQTTDDGLMLRLPNLREWLPLTVLREMPASDAERRVLEEVGSSSLFGARFRMNAARALLLPRGNARRRMPLWLQRLKALDLLQAVQEFPSFPILVETYRDVLQDAFDMPALARLLDRIAVGDIAVRSVETEVPSPFAASLQFGFVMDWMYADDAPRAEQRAALLSLDRALLDELMGAEGADESTLAMLEEMLSRRRGTAPSSRARTADELAALLDRAGDLSSEQLRERIAPAEEGRRGDPWHELLDRHRAIAIDIPNARDAVERRIILTENLPRYIAAFGAEPFATAYIGASFEAQPIADVVPESLRRPAMTETAARREVLVRFISLAGVVSIDDVLSRYDFDREWVQERLDDWTRTGKLLRGVFGRDSATPSWVSRRLLEQARRRELAQARKQIEAVDLDRFSRFMLQWQHLTPDTRFTEDDGTIRVARQMYGLARPADQWEREFFPVRVDAYDPDALSRLIASGEMVWLGGTPGKVDEPGNLSTVRFVRRGSVRAWLATSSTTPISEHAQKVLTSLESDGASFFDEIVTSASLTSRQLRDALRELVGAGLVTNDTMDSLRAIVRWRPLISPRDRAQPDPTRWLPSDFTPSANRYVVQRRPNLRRLPKWKRPDRDGVNEATPWPGRWSLVRTPRMLGPEVDESAWAEMIARQWIERYGIVSREMWRRERPAIGWRAIYRELKRFEFRGEVRRGYFVRGLSGAQFALPEAVEMLRAENTSSPQSAVVFTASDPANVFTLPMPQDPARDAFVRPRSRGALLVAVNGSVVMMAERRGERVVVRPGTTAEDVTRAAQALREHLLARTTKDLVVESIDGAPASGSAWREAFLEAGFRRGTIGLRYYRTLSS